CGGTGGCCGAGCGGCCGACCCGGGTGATCGTCACCGCGCTGGCCCTGGCGCTCGCGGCGGCGGCGGCAGCTGACGGGGGTGCCGGACCCTGGGCGCAAGGGGGCGCGGTGGTGTGGCTGGTCCTCGGGGTCGTCGGCCTGGTCCAGCTGCTGGTCGTGCTGGGACGTCGGCTGCGCTGACTTCGGCAGGATGGGGGCGTGGACACCCAGCTGGCCCTGGCGCTGCTGGCCGGCGCGGTCATCGTGCTGGTCGGCGTGCTGGCCGTGCGGCTGGCCTACCGGCTGGGCCTGCCCGGCCTGCTGCTGTACCTGGGGCTGGGCATGGCGCTGGGGCAGTCCGGCCTCGGCATCCGGTTCGACGACGCCGTCCTGACCCGCGACCTCGGGCTGATCGCGCTCGCGGTCATCCTGGCGGAGGGCGGTCTCACCACCCGGCTGGCCCAGGTGCGGCCGGTGCTCGGCCGCGCGGCGGTCCTCGCCACGGTGGGGGTGGCCGTCTCGGTCCTCGTCGTCGCGGTCGCCGGCCGCTACCTGCTCTCCATGGACTGGCGGACGGCGGTGCTGCTCGGCGCCGTGGTGTCCTCGACCGACGCGGCCGCGGTGTTCTCGGTGCTGCGCCAGGTCCGGCTGCCGGCCCGGCTGCGCGGCCTGCTGGAGGCGGAGTCGGGGTTCAACGACGCGCCCGTCGTCGTGCTCGTCGCGGCGGTCTCGGCACCGAGCTGGGGCACCGGGCCGGCCTGGCAGCTGGCCCCGCTCATGGTCTACGAGCTCGCGGCCGGTGCCGCGGCCGGCCTGCTGGTCGGCTCGGCCGGGCGCCTGCTGCTGGCCCGGATCGCGCTGCCGGCGTCCGGCCTGTACCCGCTCGCGGCGATGGCCATCACCGCGGCTGCCTACTCCGGCACGGTGGTGCTGCACGCCAGCGGCTTCCTGGCCGTGTACGTGTGCGCGCTGCTGCTCGGGATGCCGGGGCTGCCGCACCGGCGCGCGGTGCTGGGCTTCGCCGAGGGTCTCGCCTGGCTGGCCCAGATCGGGCTGTTCGTGCTGCTCGGCCTGCTGTCCGTGCCCAGCCGGCTTCCGCACGCCGTGGGTCCCGCCCTGGTGACCGGCCTGACCCTGCTGGTCCTGGCCCGGCCACTGTCGGTGCTGGTGAGCGCGGCGCCGTTCCGGGTGCCATGGCGGGCGCAGGCGTTCGTCGCCTGGGCCGGGCTGCGGGGCGCGGTGCCCATCGTGCTGGCCACGATCCCGCTGTCCGAGGGCACGCCGTACGCAGTCGAGATGTTCGACACGGTGTTCGTGCTGGTGCTCGTCTTCACCGTCGTCCAGGCGCCGACGCTGCCCTGGGTGGCCCGGCGGCTGAAGGTGGTGGCCCCCGAGGAGACCGGCGAGCTCGAGGTGGAGACCGCCCCGCTGGACGAGCTGGACGCCTCGCTGCTCGACGTCCGGGTGGTCGAGGGCTCCCGGCTGGCCGGGGCGTACGTGGACGACCTGCGGCTGCCCCGCGGCGCCGCCGTGACGCTGGTGGTCAGGGACGGGGACAGCCGGGTGCCCGACCCGACGACGCGGCTGCGGGTCGGTGACCGGTTGGTGGTGGTGGCCACCTCGA
This region of Actinomycetes bacterium genomic DNA includes:
- a CDS encoding potassium/proton antiporter, which gives rise to MDTQLALALLAGAVIVLVGVLAVRLAYRLGLPGLLLYLGLGMALGQSGLGIRFDDAVLTRDLGLIALAVILAEGGLTTRLAQVRPVLGRAAVLATVGVAVSVLVVAVAGRYLLSMDWRTAVLLGAVVSSTDAAAVFSVLRQVRLPARLRGLLEAESGFNDAPVVVLVAAVSAPSWGTGPAWQLAPLMVYELAAGAAAGLLVGSAGRLLLARIALPASGLYPLAAMAITAAAYSGTVVLHASGFLAVYVCALLLGMPGLPHRRAVLGFAEGLAWLAQIGLFVLLGLLSVPSRLPHAVGPALVTGLTLLVLARPLSVLVSAAPFRVPWRAQAFVAWAGLRGAVPIVLATIPLSEGTPYAVEMFDTVFVLVLVFTVVQAPTLPWVARRLKVVAPEETGELEVETAPLDELDASLLDVRVVEGSRLAGAYVDDLRLPRGAAVTLVVRDGDSRVPDPTTRLRVGDRLVVVATSTSRSAAERRLRAVSRRGSLARWLGEEGDSG